One stretch of Astatotilapia calliptera chromosome 3, fAstCal1.2, whole genome shotgun sequence DNA includes these proteins:
- the LOC113013932 gene encoding deleted in malignant brain tumors 1 protein-like has product MNLIRLAGSGSTRCSGRVEIYHNNIWGRVSDGGWDLNDAEVVCGQLNCGTALEVPHSAHFGAGTGRIWLDNVGCSGTESSLTECKHSGFGSHSCGQGQDAGVICSDLIRLAGSGSTRCSGRVEIYHKYIWGTVSDYNWDLNDADVVCRQINCGSAVDALQLAYFGEGTGQIWLSDVTCSGNESSLTECEHSGWGNYYSGHYYDVGVICSGDKMRTLLDILAGSTRCSGRVEIFHNKIWGTVCDNGWDLNDAEVVCRELNCGMALEAPRSAHFGAGTGQIWLDDVACSGKEGSLTECQHGGFGVNTCKHGEDAGVICSAVPMILTGSGSSRCSGRVEIYHNNIRGTVCDNGWDLNDAEVVCRQLNCGTALEAPHSAHFGAGTGQIWLDNVGCSGTETSLTKCRHSGFGSHRCGHGQDAGVICSDLIRLAGFGSTRCSGRVEIFHNNIWGTVSDFNWDLNDADVEMKVL; this is encoded by the exons ATGA ATCTTATCAGGTTAGCTGGGTCTGGATCAACTCGATGCTCTGGCAGAGTAGAAATTTATCACAATAACATCTGGGGAAGAGTCTCTGATGGTGGCTGGGACTTAAATGATGCAGAGGTGGTTTGCGGACAATTAAACTGTGGGACGGCACTGGAAGTTCCTCATTCAGCTCACTTTGGTGCAGGAACTGGACGGATTTGGCTTGATAATGTGGGCTGTTCAGGTACTGAAAGTTCTCTAACTGAATGTAAACACAGTGGATTTGGATCACACAGCTGTGGACAAGGTCAGGATGCTGGTGTCATCTGTTCAG ATCTGATCAGATTGGCTGGCTCTGGATCGACTCGATGCTCTGGCAGAGTAGAAATTTATCATAAATATATCTGGGGAACAGTCTCTGATTATAACTGGGACCTAAATGATGCTGATGTGGTTTGCAGACAGATAAACTGTGGATCGGCAGTAGATGCTCTTCAACTTGCATACTTTGGTGAAGGAACTGGACAGATTTGGCTCAGTGATGTGACCTGTTCGGGAAATGAAAGTTCTTTAACTGAATGTGAACACTCTGGATGGGGAAACTACTACTCTGGACATTACTACGATGTTGGTGTAATCTGTTCAGGTGACAAAATGAGAACACTTTTAGATAT ATTAGCTGGATCGACTCGATGTTCTGGCAGAGTAGaaatttttcacaataaaatctggggaacagtctgtgatAATGGCTGGGACCTAAATGATGCTGAAGTTGTCTGCAGAGAGTTAAACTGTGGGATGGCACTAGAGGCTCCTCGATCAGCTCACTTTGGTGCAGGAACTGGACAGATTTGGCTTGATGATGTGGCCTGTTCAGGAAAAGAAGGTTCTTTAACTGAGTGTCAACATGGTGGATTTGGAGTAAATACCTGTAAACACGGTGAAGATGCTGGTGTGATCTGTTCAG ctgtaCCAATGATCTTAACTGGATCTGGATCGAGTCGatgctctgggagagtagaaattTATCACAATAACATACGGGGAACGGTTTGTGATAATGGCTGGGACTTAAATGATGCAGAGGTGGTTTGCAGACAGTTAAACTGTGGGACGGCACTGGAAGCTCCTCATTCAGCTCACTTTGGTGCAGGAACTGGACAGATTTGGCTTGATAATGTGGGCTGTTCAGGTACTGAAACCTCTCTCACTAAGTGTCGACACAGTGGATTTGGATCACACAGATGTGGACATGGTCAGGATGCTGGTGTGATCTGTTCAG ATCTGATCAGATTAGCTGGCTTTGGATCAACTCGATGCTCTGGCAGAGTAGAAATTTTTCACAATAACATCTGGGGAACAGTCTCTGATTTTAACTGGGACCTAAACGATGCTGATGTG GAAATGAAAGTTCTCTAA
- the LOC113019146 gene encoding mucin-2-like: MENMICAGLSAGEKDSCQGNLGGQLMTKRGFEWLQSGVVTFNDDCARPAVFTRVSEYQNWIKDTVTGTQPNFVTFTSLGPDSDFYFTCPTSSTLPVPTTVSTAVPTAVSTPVPTTVPTTAHTTVHSSVPTAVPSSIPTTDPTAAYSTAVPNTVPSTFPTTIPTPAPSTVPTAISPSVPSTVSTTIPTIVPTAVLTTAPCTVPTAVPSSNPTTDFPTVPTAVLTTVPTPAPSTDPTISPSPIPTSPTISTTPIPTTFPTTVPPAVPSTVPSTIPTVSSTSVPMTNPTAVSPIVSSTDHTTVLTILPTAFPATVDLTVSTTVPTTALPTIPTILPTAFPTTVPATVPTTVPTPAISIVPPTVPSTIPSASSISVPTTDPTAVSPIVSSTVPTTVPTILPTPAPSTVPSTGPTTFPTAVSTIVLSTVSTTVPTVVPTAVLTTSPSTVPTTVPTTAPTAVHTAVPTTVPTAFPPILSSTFPTTVPTILPTAFPATVHPTVSTTALPTVTTPSHTTSTTPIPTTVPTTVTTPSHTTSTTPIPTTVPTTVTTPSHNTSPTPIPTTVPTTVTTPSHTTSPTPIPTTVPTTVTTPSHTTSPTPIPTTVPTTVTTPSHTTSTTPIPTTVPTTVTTPSHTTSPTPIPTTVHTTVTTPSHTTSPSPIPITVPTNVPSTIPAASSTSLPRTDPTAVSPIVPSTVPTTVSTTALPTVPTTALTAVSPIVPSTVSTIVPTTVPSSNPTTAIPTVPTAVPTAASSTAFPTTVHPTVPTTALPTTPTIFPTAVPTTVPTAVPATTSTTGNSKIDSGENLVHFTHFTSLCVLLVLLHVFVGLVEYN; the protein is encoded by the exons ATGGAGAACATGATCTGTGCTGGGCTCAGCGCTGGAGAGAAGGATTCATGTCAG GGTAACTTAGGGGGACAACTAATGACAAAGAGAGGCTTTGAATGGCTCCAGAGTGGAGTTGTGACTTTTAATGATGACTGTGCAAGACCTGCAGTCTTCACTCGTGTGTCAGAGTACCAAAATTGGATCAAGGACACCGTCACTGGCACTCAACCAAACTTTGTTACCTTCACCTCGTTGGGCCCTGACAGTGACTTTTATTTCACCTGTCCAACATCATCAACTCTTCCTGTCCCCACCACTGTCTCTACTGCTGTCCCCACCGCTGTCTCTACTCCTGTCCCCACCACTGTCCCAACTACTGCCCACACTACTGTCCATTCTagtgtccccactgctgtcccTTCTAGTATCCCCACAACTGACCCTACTGCTGCTTATTCTACTGCTGTCCCCAACACTGTCCCTTCCACCTTCCCCACCACTATCCCTACTCCTGCCCCCAGCACTGTCCCTACTGCCATTTCCCCCAGTGTCCCTTCCACTGTCTCCACCACAATTCCCACAATTGTCCCTACAGCTGTCCTTACAACTGCACCTTGTACTGTCCCCACCGCTGTCCCTTCTAGTAACCCCACCACTGATTTTCCTACTGTCCCTACTGCTGTTCTCACCACTGTCCCTACTCCAGCCCCCAGCACTGACCCCACCATCTCCCCTAGTCCTATCCCAACTAGCCCCACCATCTCCACTACTCCTATCCCAACCACTTTCCCCACCACTGTCCCTCCTGCTGTCCCTTCTACTGTCCCTTCTACTATCCCCACTGTTTCTTCTACTTCTGTCCCCATGACCAACCCTACTGCTGTTTCCCCTATTGTCTCCTCCACTGATCACACCACTGTTCTCACCATTCTCCCTACTGCTTTCCCCGCCACTGTCGATCTGACTGTGTCCACCACAGTCCCCACCACTGCCCTTCCTACTATTCCGACCATTCTCCCTACTGCTTTCCCCACCACTGTCCCTGCTACTGTCCCCACAACTGTCCCTACTCCTGCCATCAGCATTGTCCCTCCTACTGTCCCTTCTACTATCCCCAGTGCTTCTTCTATTTCTGTCCCCACGACCGACCCTACTGCTGTTTCCCCTATTGTCTCCTCTACTGTCCCCACCACTGTTCCCACCATTCTCCCTACTCCAGCCCCCAGCACAGTCCCTTCTACGGGCCCCACGACATTCCCTACTGCTGTTTCCACAATTGTCCTTTCCACTGTCTCCACCACAGTTCCCACAGTTGTTCCTACTGCTGTCCTTACAACTTCCCCTTCTACTGTGCCCACCACTGTCCCAACTACTGCCCCCACTGCTGTCCACACTGCTGTGCCCACCACTGTCCCTACTGCTTTCCCCCCCATTCTCTCCTCCACTTTCCCCACTACTGTTCCCACCATTCTCCCTACTGCTTTCCCCGCCACTGTCCATCCGACTGTGTCCACCACTGCCCTACCTACTGTCACTACTCCTAGCCACACCACCTCCACTACTCCTATCCCAACCACTGTCCCCACCACTGTCACTACTCCTAGCCACACCACCTCCACTACTCCTATCCCAACCACTGTCCCCACCACTGTTACTACTCCTAGCCACAACACCTCCCCTACTCCTATCCCAACCACTGTCCCCACCACTGTTACTACTCCTAGCCACACCACCTCCCCTACTCCTATCCCAACCACTGTCCCCACCACTGTTACTACTCCTAGCCACACCACCTCCCCTACTCCTATCCCAACCACTGTCCCCACCACTGTCACTACTCCTAGCCACACCACCTCCACTACTCCTATCCCAACCACTGTCCCCACCACTGTTACTACTCCTAGCCACACCACCTCCCCTACTCCTATcccaaccactgtccacaccacTGTTACTACTCCTAGCCACACCACCTCCCCTAGTCCTATCCCAATCACTGTCCCCACCAATGTCCCTTCTACTattcctgctgcttcttctACTTCTCTACCCAGGACTGACCCTACTGCTGTTTCCCCTATTGTCCCTTCAACTGTCCCCACCACTGTTTCCACCACTGCACTTCCTACTGTTCCCACTACTGCCCTTACTGCTGTTTCCCCCATTGTCCCTTCCACGGTTTCAACAATTGTCCCTACCACTGTCCCTTCTAGTAACCCCACCACTGCTATTCCTACTGTCCCCACCGCTGTACCCACTGCTGCTTCTTCTACTGCTTTCCCCACCACTGTCCATCCGACTGTGCCCACCACTGCCCTTCCTACTACACCCACCATTTTCCCTACAGCTGTCCCCACcactgtccccactgctgtcccCGCCACTACCTCCACCACAGGTAACAGTAAAATTGATAGTGGTGAAAACCTGGTCCACTTCACTCACTTcacctctctctgtgttctTCTTGTGTTGCTCCATGTATTCGTTGGACTGGTTGAATAtaactaa